One Miscanthus floridulus cultivar M001 chromosome 11, ASM1932011v1, whole genome shotgun sequence DNA window includes the following coding sequences:
- the LOC136494478 gene encoding cell number regulator 2-like: MANNGFGVQGNAAAGAWSSGLCYCFHDVGGCCLTFFCPCVTFGRIAHIVDQGTTSCCVGGSLYMLLTAVTGLGACLYSCIYRSKLRSQYGLTEQPCADCCVHLCCEACALCQEYRELKARGFDMSAGWQDNMQRMGKGAATAPPQPNPGLSR; the protein is encoded by the exons ATGGCCAACAACGGCTTTGGCGTGCAGGGGAACGCGGCGGCCGGCGCGTGGTCCTCCGGCCTCTGCTACTGCTTCCACGACGTCGGCGGCT GCTGCCTGACGTTCTTCTGCCCGTGCGTCACCTTCGGGAGGATCGCCCACATCGTCGACCAGGGAACCACCT CGTGCTGCGTGGGCGGGTCGCTGTACATGCTGCTGACGGCGGTGACGGGGCTGGGCGCCTGCCTCTACTCCTGCATCTACCGCTCCAAGCTGCGGTCGCAGTACGGGCTCACGGAGCAGCCCTGCGCCGACTGCTGCGTCCACCTCTGCTGCGAGGCCTGCGCGCTCTGCCAGGAGTACCGCGAGCTCAAGGCCCGCGGCTTCGACATGTCCGCCG GATGGCAAGACAACATGCAGAGGATGGGGAAAGGCGCCGCGACCGCCCCGCCGCAGCCGAACCCGGGGTTGTCGCGTTAG